From Solea senegalensis isolate Sse05_10M linkage group LG19, IFAPA_SoseM_1, whole genome shotgun sequence, the proteins below share one genomic window:
- the jpt2 gene encoding jupiter microtubule associated homolog 2 → MTSTNTFQGLDSASKPSSRVLRPPGGGSSNLFGGYEDDAAASRRPNKMASKVFSPPEEPQNMPRRSNPPGGKSSGIFGEPEPAAQPQRPVPPGGTSSLGFGAAGSAPDQSPKRSHPNKPKDNLSVGPEPELPACEPKVRQPEVKEEVAPPAAVPAKEEPVAVSDPKPTSSSSSPADETLLKNLEPHLGPRPRSHNRVLNPPGGKSSVVFY, encoded by the exons aTGACTTCGACGAACACGTTCCAAGGGTTGGATAGTGCCTCCAAGCCGAGTTCCAG GGTTTTGCGGCCTCCTGGAGGTGGATCCAGTAACTTGTTTGGTGGCTACGAAGATGATGCTGCAGCATCAAGAAGACCCAACAAAATGGCCTCTAAAGTTTTTTCTCCACCAGAGGAGCCTCAGAACATGCCAAGACGCTCCAATCCTCCAG GTGGGAAGAGTAGTGGAATATTTGGGGAGCCTGAACCTGCTGCTCAACCTCAGAGACCTGTACCACCAGGTGGGACAAGTAGCCTTGGATTTGGAGCCGCAGGTAGTGCACCAGATCAAAGTCCAAAAAGAAGCCACCCAAATAAGCCAAAG GACAATCTAAGTGTGGGACCTGAACCTGAATTACCAG CATGTGAACCCAAGGTCAGGCAGCCTGAAGTGAAGGAAGAAGTTGCCCCTCCAGCTGCCGTGCCAGCTAAAGAAGAGCCTGTTGCTGTGTCGGATCCTAAACCcacttcttcctcctcatcacctgCTGATGAGACTTTACTGAAGAACCTCGAGCCTCACCTTGGACCTAGGCCTCGCTCTCACAACAGGGTCCTCAACCCACCTGGAGGAAAATCCAGCGTGGTATTCTACTGA